A genomic window from Punica granatum isolate Tunisia-2019 chromosome 2, ASM765513v2, whole genome shotgun sequence includes:
- the LOC116193906 gene encoding LOW QUALITY PROTEIN: uncharacterized protein LOC116193906 (The sequence of the model RefSeq protein was modified relative to this genomic sequence to represent the inferred CDS: inserted 4 bases in 3 codons) — translation MSIPVPAPVYAAPPPMVFPAQSPHAPAHTAEPVLFQAPQPHISFSYPTLPPLNIPIPEPGTPTQAVPIAPPTNFLPEMGTEQEQRLKKMEENIKALQSGGPRLDAGDCDWSLFPGMRLPPKIKVPEFQRYHGTTDPRHHLRHYRGKMLQYWDYEEFIMHTFQDSLAGAALDWYMSLKAADIPTWTDLSSKFIDQYKYCAETPPTLLELSTMEMAEDQGFEAYAVKWRARAAKHVPPISEAQQIQLFHSTLKGAYYLHLLAHTSSFSNLIDAGKKLDIGVKLGKIEGPAEKKEGESSKKVATGTPSAGNRRGKDASVNAVNSGRQAPQQYSINYTPAPPTTQAYAPPPVHYQQQLPAQQVYYSAPPASFPLPAPHNYVPIPPPIQQSRPPASRTPQPVQRAPAPQDQQSTAPRHRQFTPLPAPLSHIYRQLLAGNRIKSVAPNPDFDPTIQDQSRHCEYHQGAPGHTTDDCWKLREKIQAMIDGKQLTFNAVKPPNVQVNPLPDHGSSSGPSINMISVCAIGEYETGQEPSAPFVIEYVPAETGIGYAGFDATPAPFVIDVPAREPYQDSKVPWTYEGSVGNLERQFSVMGVTRSGRVYENPEVANKGKAPAATLGIAPEATPIPQKKVTEEEAEAFMKIIKASEYKVVEQMGKSPAHISLLALLLSSEPHREALLKVLTAAQVPKGTAPDLIEETVGRVMIDNGSALNVCPVSTLKQMNVDLNRIRPSKTAVRAFDGSRREVNGEIDLLIEVGPCSFNVTFQVLDIPNAFSLLLGRPLIHFAGAVPSTLHQKLKFIVEERLITVKGEEDYAIYKETAVPYIKNFPPKRQHLRRQRAGLLLHIKEEVVKQINAGFLEVCNYSKWVANIVPVEKKDGRVRVCVDYRDLNKASPKDNFPLPHIDVLVDNTARHNQFSFMDGFSGYNQIRMAEDDKIKTTFITMWGTFCYKVMPFGLKNAGAAYQRAMVTLFHDMMHKEIEVYVDDMIAKSKEGEDHLVNLRRLFERLKKYKLRLNPAKCTFGAKSGKLLGFVVSERGIEVDPDKVKAIXELPPPSTVREVRSFLGRLNYIARFIANLSDKCQPLFRLLRKNAAIEWDDDCQKAFDDIKTYLVQSPVLVPPTPGRPLILYLTVRRQSLGCMLGQEDESTCAEHAIYYLSKKFTERESNYPEIEKMCCALVWVMQRLRQYTLYHTIRLLSKADPLKYLLGSPSSMRNIAKWRCQLTEYDIEYVPRTSVKGQAIADHLAEFPIEDDTPINSDFPDEGILRVDEEEDGTAWKMYFDGAVNSTGSGIGAVLISPDGRYYPIAAKVNFLCTNNVAEYEACILGLQAAIDFKVKELEVFGDSMLTIFQXLGQWKTKDAKLVPYHEYLEELAENFEKISFTYTPRIKNQFADALATLASMVSITKENLIEPLEIEIAKGPAYCDTIEATDEQPWYEDIKHFLQTGQYPTFANRRDRKTLRRLTAHYFLSGETLYRRSFDATLLRCVDENEAQRLMGEIHEGNCGPHMSGLMLTKKLMRLGYFWSTMEADCAKHVRHCHLCQVYADQIKAPPNELRPMAAPWPFSMWGIDVIGPINPKASNGHMFILVAIDYFTKWIEAITLASVTANAVARFLKRDIIARYGVPETIITDNAKNLNNRIIDELCERFKIHHRNSXPYRPQMNGAVEAANKNIKRIIEKMTVTYKDWHEMLPFALLAYRTSIRTSTGATPYSLVYGMEAILPIEVEIPSMRVLAESKLEEAEWAKQRYEQLNLIDEKRLTALCHGQCYQQRMARAFNARVRHREFRPGDLVLRKVLHITPDSRGKFAYKYDGPFVVREVFSGGAIILSDMDGTENALPVNADALKKYYP, via the exons ATGTCCATACCGGTTCCGGCACCGGTTTACGCGGCTCCTCCGCCGATGGTCTTCCCGGCACAGAGCCCCCACGCTCCTGCTCACACAGCCGAGCCTGTCCtattccaagctccacaaccccacaTCAGCTTTTCTTACCCAACTCTACCTCCCCTAAACATTCCCATccctgaaccgggcacgccaacCCAGGCTGTCCCCATAGCTCCACCGACAAACTTTCTCCCGGAAATGGGGACTGAGCAGGAGCagagattgaagaagatggaagagaaCATCAAAGCCTTACAATCAGGTGGTCCTCGCCTCGATGCCGGCGATTGCGATTGGAGTCTTTTTCCGGGTATGCGGCTACCCCCGAAGATTAAGGTGCCTGAATTCCAAAGGTACCATGGCACTACCGACCCCcgtcaccatctccgtcactacaggggaaagatgctgcagtattgGGACTACGAAGAGTTCATCATGCACACGTTCCAGGACAGTTTGGCGGGAGCGGCTCTTGATTGGTACATGTCACTGAAAGCCGCGGATATCCCTACATGGACGGACCTTTCGagcaaattcatcgaccagtacaaGTACTGTGCAGAAACGCCCCCGACCCTGTTGGAGCTCAGTACAATGGAGATGGCCGAGGATCAGGGCTTCGAGGCCTACGCAGTAAAGTGGAGGGCTAGAGCGGCGAAACATGTCCCCCCGATCAGTGAGGCGCAGCAGAtccaattattccactctaccCTCAAAGGGGCCTACTACTTGCACCTGTTGGCTCACACGTCTTCGTTCTCCAACCTTATCGACGCCGGGAAGAAGCTTGATATCGGCGTTAAGCTCGGCAAGATAGAAGGACCGGCCGAGAAGAAAGAGGGAGAGTCCTCGAAGAAGGTTGCTACTGGGACACCCTCCGCGGGAAACAGGAGAGGAAAAGACGCGTCCGTCAATGCTGTTAACTCAGGGCGCCAAGCCCCCCAACAGTATTCCATCAATTACACGCCCGCACCACCGACCACTCAGGCGTATGCCCCACCTCCGGTGCATTATCAGCAGCAACTCCCAGCGCAACAAGTATATTATTCCGCCCCGCCGGCCTCCTTTCCGTTGCCGGCCCCGCACAATTACGTCCCTATTCCCCCTCCGATCCAACAAAGCAGGCCTCcggcttcgagaactcctcagccggtgcaacgggctccggccccgcaggACCAACAAAGTACTGCGCCGCGACACAGACAATTCACACCCCTTCCGGCCCCGCTCTCCCACATATACCGGCAACTCCTCGCAGGCAATAGGATTAAATCAGTAGCGCCTAACCCCGATTTCGACCCCACCATTCAGGATCAGAGTCGGCACTGCGAGTACCATCAGGGCGCACCCGGTCACACCACCGACGATTGTTGGAAGCTGCGGGAGAAGATCCAAGCTATGATTGATGGCAAACAACTCACGttcaacgccgtcaaaccTCCGAACGTGCAAGTTAATCCTCTTCCCGATCACGGGTCAAGCTCGGGACCCAGCATTAACATGATCAGTGTTTGCGCCATAGGGGAGTACGAGACCGGGCAGGAGCCATCCGCCCCGTTCGTAATCGAATATGTGCCTGCGGAAACCGGTATAGGGTACGCGGGGTTTGATGCCACGCCCGCCCCATTCGTGATAGATGTCCCCGCACGAGAGCCATATCAAGATAGCAAGGTTccgtggacctacgaagggAGTGTCGGGAACCTCGAGCGTCAATTCagcgtcatgggcgtgacgcgcTCGGGACGAGTGTATGAAAACCCGGAGGTCGCGAACAAAGGAAAGGCGCCTGCTGCGACATTAGGAATCGCCCCGGAAGCTACGCCGATCCCACAaaagaaggtgaccgaagaGGAAGCCGAGGCTTTTATGAAGATCATCAAGGCAAGCGAGTATAAGGTTGTTgaacaaatgggcaagtctCCGGCCCACATTTCACTACTCGCCCTTCTCTTAAGTTCGGAGCCACATCGTGAAGCGCTCCTGAAGGTCCTGACGGCGGCACAGGTCCCCAAGGGGACGGCTCCAGATCTCATTGAAGAAACCGTTG gccgggtcatgatcgacaatggtTCGGCTCTCAATGTATGCCCTGTTTCCACcctgaagcagatgaatgtggatctgAATCGTATTCGTCCAAGCAAGACAgcggttcgagccttcgatggctctcggagagaggtgaacggaGAGATCGACCTTCTGATCGAGGTAGGTCCATGTTCATTCAATGTCACTTTTcaggtgctcgacatcccCAATGCCTTCAGCttgctgctcgggaggccATTGATCCATTTTGCGGGCGCAGTCCCCTCCACCTTGCACCAAAAGCTTAAGTTCATCGTGGAAGAGCGACTCATCACGGTCAAAGGTGAGGAGGACTATGCGATTTATAAGGAGACGGCTGTCCCCTATATCA AGAACttcccgcccaaacggcaACACCTACGGCGGCAGCGagccggccttctcctccacatcaaggaggaggtcgTCAAGCAGATAAATGCGGGATTCCTAGAAGTCTGCAATTACTCTaaatgggtggcaaacatcgtGCCCGTGGAGAAAAAGGACGGAAGGGTCAGGgtttgcgtcgactatcgggacctcaaCAAGGCTAGTCCTAAAGACAACTTCCCTCTGCCTCACATCGACGTCTTGGTCGACAACACCGCGCGCCACAATcagttctccttcatggatggcttttCGGGGTATAACCAAATCCGGATGGCTGAAgacgacaagatcaaaacgactttcatcacgatgtggggcacgttttgctacaaggtcatgcccttcgggctcaaaaatgccggggcagcCTACCAACGGGCAATGGTTACGCTCTTtcacgacatgatgcataaggagatcgaggtctacgtcgacgacatgatcgcaaAGTCCAAGGAgggagaagatcacctcgtcaatCTGAGGCGTCTCTTCGAAcgtctcaagaagtacaagcttAGGCTCAACCCGGccaagtgcacattcggcgcgaaatccggaaaacTGCTAGGATTTGTGGTCAGCGAACGAGGCATCGAGGTCGATCCTGACAAGGTGAAAGCGA AGGAGTTACCTCCGCCATCAACAGTGCGCGAGGTacggagcttcttaggacgactgaactacatcgcgcgtttcatcgcGAACTTATCAGATAAGTGTCAACCCCTCTTCCGGCTGCTTCGTAAAAATGCAGCAATTGAATGGGACGACGattgtcagaaggcctttgacgATATTAAGACATACTTAGTTCAGTCGCCGGTGTTGGTCCCGCCCACGCCAGGTCGACCTCTCATTCTTTACCTGACGGTGCGCCGGCAATCATTGGGGTGCATGCTGGGACAAGAAGATGAGTCCACATGCGCAGAACATGCcatctactatctgagcaagaagtttactgaaagggaatccaattacccggagattgagaagatgtgctgcgcactggtgtgggtcatgcagagacttcGACAGTACACCCTCTATCACACAATCCGCTTGCTGTCGaaagcggatcccctgaaatatctacttggtagcccatcctccatgaggaacattgcAAAGTGGCGCtgtcaactgacggagtacgacatcgagtatGTGCCCCGCACATCAGTAAAGgggcaagcaattgcagacCATTTGGCGGAATTTCCCATCGAGGATGACACGCCGATCAACTCCGACTTTCCAGACGAAGGGATCCTCCGAgtagatgaggaggaggatgggaccgcgtggaagatgtatttcgacggcgcggtgaattccaccggttctggtatcggcgcagtgctgatatccccggacggacgtTATTACccgattgcagcaaaagttaattttctctgcaccaataatgtggccgaatacgaggcatgcatccttggcTTGCAAGcagcgattgatttcaaggtgaaggagctagaagtgttcggagattcaatgctcacaatcttcc cgttagggcaatggaagacgaaagacgcaAAGTTAGTACCATACCACGAGTATCTcgaggagttagcggagaacttcgagaaaatctcgttcacctacacGCCACGTATCAAGAATCAGTTTGCAGATGCACTTGCGACACTGGCATcaatggtgagcatcacaaaagaaaacCTCATCGAGCCACTTGAGATCGAGATTGCCAAAGGCCCGGCTTACTGCGACACAATCGAGGCGACCGATGAAcagccatggtacgaagacatcaaacaTTTTCTGCAAACTGGCCAATACCCGACATTTGCCAACCGTCGGGACCGGAAAACACTTAGGCGACTCACAGCGCATTACTTCCTGAGCGgagagactctctaccgccgttccttcgaCGCCACGCTACTCCGGTGTGTTGACGAAaacgaggcacaacgcctcatgggaGAGATACATGAAGGGAattgtggaccccatatgagcggtctcatgctcaccaagaaactcatgcgcctaggttacttttggtccaccatggaggccGACTGCGCCAAACACGTCAGACACTGCCACTTGTGCCAGGTCTatgccgatcagatcaaagcacccCCCAATGAGCTACGCCCGATGGCGgccccgtggcccttttcaatgtggggcattgACGTGATCGGCCCTATcaatcccaaagcatccaatggacacatgttcattttggtggcaattgactacttcaccaagtggatcgaggccataacgctcgcttcggtcaccgcaaatgCCGTGGCACGTTTCCTTAAGCGcgacatcatcgcccgatatGGAGTCCCCGAAAcaatcatcaccgacaatgctaagaacctgaacaacaggaTCATCGATGAGCTTTGTGAGCGATTCAAAATACACCACCGCAATTC accataccgtccccaaatgaacggtgcggtggaggctgcgaacaaaaacatcaagaggatcatcgagaaaatgacggtgacctataaggattggcacgagatgctcccttttgcgctcttggcatatcgAACGTCCAtccgaacttcaaccggggcaactccgtactccctagtctacggcatggaagcaatcctcccaatcgaagtggagattccttccatgagggtcctcgccgagtccaagctcgaagaagcagaatgggcgaagcagcgctacgaacagctcaatctcattgacgagaaACGGCTAACAGCGCTCTGCCACGGtcaatgctaccaacaaagaatggctcgagcgtTCAATGCAAGGGTTCGCCACCGCGAATTCCGCCCCGGTGATCTCGTCCTACGAAAGGTCTTGCACATCACACCTGACTCTCGGGGCAAGTTTGCATACAAGTATGATGGACCTTTCGTCGTCAGGGAAGTCTTCTCCGGAGGGGCAATTATCCTAAGCGATATGGACGGGACCGAAAACGCACTCCCGGTCAATGCCGATGCCCTTAAGAAGTACTACCCTTAA